ATCAAGAAAAACATAAGGAAACGAATAGCATATACACATGGAAATAAACATTAACAGTGATATGCTTTGCAACTTATGAAAGCAACATTAACAGTGGATATAAGCAACATCAATGTGTAAGATATAGGCAGCCAGAGAGGGGTAGGTAGTAATAAACAATGGCTCTACAGATAAATAAGGTCCTCAGGAACTACAGAATGGAAAATCAGGGATTGCATAGCAACCTTGATTAATCACAGAAGATTTTAAGTTGATTACAGTTATCATCATGTTAATTTATTGTTATGAAATAATCCACCTTATGTGATTGATATGTACAGTCATCAGCCATACAAATATTGGGCTATTGGGGAAGTCTCGTGTTAAGTTAGCATAGCATGGATTAAATGTTTAAGACTTGCTCAAATCAGAGATACTAAAGAGCTGAATATAGCGAAATCATACAAGGTcaagaaggaaagaaataaatgaattacattagtaatttaaaaaatttgtttgataGTTAGAACCTCTGATAGGAAATAGCAACAGGCAAGTCTTAATGTCTTattaaaatgaaacaaaaataattagCTTTCAACCATATGCAAACCATGGGATTCTTGTGTAACTGAGGCAAAGTGATGATTTCTTCAAAAGTTTTAAGTCACATGCCAGGTTATTTACAGATAGCTTACCAGATCTCTGGCATATTTCAGACATATAGACATTTATGTTCCTTCGAACACAATTCAAGGAACCTCTATGAGGTCAATAGCACATATAGATATATCTCCTAATTGATTTTAGAAAACCAACGAAAATATAGTTCCCAAGATAGTCCAATTTACCAACAAGTTTGATGTCGGTGTTCTCCACTAACCATTTCGCCCCGTCCTTCATAAATCCCACGTAGCTGGTGTCAAACTCTTTTTTGAACATAAGCCGCCTGATATTGATTAGATTTCAGTCAACATAAAGTAATCCATTTTCCACGCATGGCAGTATCTTCTAGCACTTGAATCAAGCAACATTATTGAGCAATAATATTGATAATCAACTCACCTCATTTGCCGATCTATATGCAGAAAACATTCAAAGCCAATAATAAAAGATACCAAAAAAGGTAATATTATGGGCTGAAGTCATGCCAAAATACTTATAAATGGTTCCAGAAATAATGATCTGATTACGTAATATAAAGGAGCAAAAAAAGATATGCAGAAGTAATTAAAAAACCACGAAAAAACTAAAGGAAGCAAAGACCTCTGCCAAATTACATGTAGAGTTTGAGGTTTAGCGTTAACCAACTCATACGCACAATGCTCCCAGTGGATGCCAGCTTGAAGCAAGTTTATCAGTATGCAACAGGGTCACCCTTTGTCTTAATTAATACAAATATCATGCCCATAAATACAAGGGGTGAGGGATCAAGATATTAAACTTAATACTTTGTCTGATGGCTGGATTCTCATGCATTACTCTTAGTGCTAAAACTTCCAGACATGATTACCTATGTATGTTTTTGGaacacgaaaaaaaaaaagaaaaaagaagacctTGAAGAGCCAACTCATCAAACAGAGAACAATTATAGACCCAAGGGTCATATAATCGAAGGTAATTCCAGGATATAGGGATAAGGGCTCTAAAGCTTCATCATCTAATCGGTCTACAAGGGAAAACTAACACATGAAAGTCTTAAAttgtaatataattaattaattttcactTGTGAGCAAAACTAATAAACAATAAACGAAGATGCAAAAAGAATCTTACTTGTGCTGTATTAATCATTACCTATTTTGATTTGCTTCTTAAAACAAACTAGCAGCCAAGAAATTGCAAATGATGTAGAGTGCATATCATGAGGAAATAGTATATTGAAGCTTACCTGTCAGTGTTCAATGTTCTGAAGAGCACTCGGCGTACTCCCTTGGGAATGTCCAAAGACTTCATAACATCAGCTGCAAGAAGTCCACAACATCAAATCCAACGCATCCAAAAAGAAATGAAGTAGAAACAAAGTGTTCAAGCCTCTTTCAAACATAAGATAACTATCACAAATTCTAACCAAATTTCTAGTATTTTATCCAGTGGTATAAGATCCAATCTTTTTCGCCACTCAATACTACGAGTGCTACTTTTATAGTGTCATTAAATAGTTATCCAGGGCACAACAACTTTTATTCATCATAGCAGAAACAAGACTGAGAAAATTCCCAATACCACTGAAGAAGGTGGGTAAGAACCAAAACAACTCAAAAGCAATTTTGTTATGCCTTGACGACTATTTGGTAAGATTTAAACAGATAATGAGTATCAATAAACTAAGACAGCTTGGAACATCAACAATTTTCACTGTTGTTTAGTGTGGAGAATTACCTGTTATGTTCTTCTCTCTAGGAACATCAACCAGCAAAGCAGGACCTATCAGAACAAAGAAAGTGAATCATCAATCACAACATCACTCGAAATACTAACTCGTTGAGAATGAATCACCGGATAAAAAGTCACAAAAAAACTATATtaagcaacaaaaaaagaaaaatagaaatcgCGCTTCTCAAACAGTGGTTACCATTGAGGACTTCAAGGTCGAGGGTATCGACATCGAAGCCTGCGTCGAAGTAGTGGTCAAACACGTGACCGGGGGCATCAACATGCGTGCCTGTGTGAGCGGGGAGTTTCATCTCGGAATTGTTAGCGAGAGAGCCGTTTTTTATGCTGGCGGGGAGCCAAAGGAACTGCCCCAACCCCTCCGTGGACGTCCATGTCGGCATGTCATTGACGTACCTGTGGCTGATGTCGAAGATTCTCCCATTATCGTATACTTCTCGGCGAATCGGAATTAGATCGTCGTTCCGCAGAGAGCAACTACTCGTTTCCGTAACGGAGGGGTAGGCGGCAGTTGTGGCCCCGGCGGTGAAGAGTGAGAAAGGAGAAAGAACAAGGAAGAGCAGGACTATAAAGGCCATTGACGGGGAGTGGAGAGGCGGTTTGCGTGAATTTGACGAGAAGATAAGGAAGTAATAGACTGGTAGAAGCATAGACTGTGGGGACTTGGGATGCTTGGGCTGGACTCGCATCACTGCATCAGTAAGTTAGGCCCAATATGACCGTTCAGTCGAATAAAGCCGCCGTCAAAACCTTCACGCGGGGATTCGAAATTCTTTTGGTTTTTCTAGCAGACTGAAAGACAAAATCGGGATTTTACATAAGATTGATGGAAAGTCGGTAAGATCGAATTGTAAAAAATCGAATCATAAAATTATAAGAttttacaaaatttaaaaaataaatataaaatgatataataatttatttgcatacaaaattaacataatataatattctatatgtaataaaaaaataaaaatatgattattaCTTATTATAGACAATACGACACAAAACTTTAATTTTCTAAtacctccaaaaaaaaaagtacgaaAAATAAGATACAAAATCTAAACCACAATAATTAAATTGCAAGTTGGACCTTATAATTTAACATTTCAATtctagatgaacttttcatgaagattgtccttctttctagcataATCATTGTCATTATTTCCATCAATGTATCTATCAACATAGtcattaaaattaatatcatcaaaagaaCGATCACTAATATCCAAAAAGTTATAGAATATTGATGAGAACCAAGAAaagataaaattattattagtaattattttcaattaatatttgtttaCACTACAAGAAATTCGGGTTTCCGTGACAAGCTATGTGTGACAAGCAAAAAAATTGTCACTAAAAGGGATGTTTTTGTGACCAAAAATTTTTGTTGTCACTCATAATTTTATTAAGTGACGATAATATTGTGTCGTCACTAGATAAAACCATTCAGTGACCCCTTTTTCTTAATCGTCACTAAATGTTGTaactgaaataaaaaataaatttttgacaaAAGTTAAAGACAAATTCTATATGACAACAAGAAAACTTGTCACTAATGGTCTATTTTTTGTGactaatttaaaatattgtaacTAAAGGTCTTAGCAAAAATTCTGCAAAATTTATAGCGTGAAATACAAGCGCCAATTTATTCCCCTTTAGTTACCATGAAAATTTTGTCGTCACATTAAAATATTAGTGACAAGGTTAAAATGAAATatcttgtaaaaaaaatttgattacttagaaaatgatattaaaacaataataaaaaaaagagtttaaccTAATTGAGAGACCAGCTCCCCAAAAACACCCAAAACGTTTCCTTCGTCAGATAGTGAGGGAGCCAACGTCGAAGTCTTGCCTTGGGCTCTTTCCATTGAAGGACGGTATCATCGGCTGCCATTGAAGAAACGAAATCGCCCATAACGAAATCGCGCTTCTCTTCAGTCAAACTCACTCAAGCCTCAATAGTGGAAACCGTTCTCCTAGATTGCCATTGAAGTTTGGGTATGTTAGCACTGTACGTTTTGTTTCTCCTTCCATGTCCTCTCTCTCTTGGTGCTCCatgttttgttctttgttttcaaCTTAATTGACCGATTAGGTTGTTAAATGCATACCAATTAGGTTGTTTAATGCATACTGATTAGGTTGCTAGTTTTTCTTCTGGTATTCTTTTCTTTGCTGGGTGTTGCAGGTTTGTTATTTTGGTGGGTGTGTTTTTGGTGTTTCAATAGCCGTGTGGGGAGTGTGGTGAGTCAGTGGTGTGTTGGGGAGTGTGGTGGCCGGTGTTGAGTTTGTGGTGAGTTGGGTTCTTCGGTATAAAAGTGGTGTGTTGCTGTTAGTGTTTTAATGCCTCTAAGCTTTTGTCATGACCTTGGTTGTCTTGTTTGGTTCTGGCTCTGTTTCTCTCATGTATAGTTTTTGGACTTCAATTTTGTTGGATAGTGCCAGTTTGCTGCGTGATTGCTGGTGTTTTTTGGTGTAGCTTAATTAGTGGTTGCGTGGTGTTCTTTGCTAGTTTGGGTGTTAGTTTGGGTCAAgtgttaaaattatattttcatattgttaaaatttattttgaactTTCTGGCAGAGTTTTATTTCAAACGTCGTattgttaaaatttatttaaactTTCTGGAGAATGTTAGAATGGTGAAGGAATGAAGAAGTTATGGTGATTTTTATGTTCTTGGCAAATAGTTACTCTTGGTAGTGAACACTGAACATTATGTTGTGACATCGTGGTTGTTCATTCACTTTGATGTTTAGTTTATTTGCTGGCATGGACCATTTGAGCAATCTAGGCTACTTGGTATACGACGACGACGGATGTTGAGTCAG
This genomic stretch from Tripterygium wilfordii isolate XIE 37 chromosome 22, ASM1340144v1, whole genome shotgun sequence harbors:
- the LOC119990307 gene encoding cyclase-like protein 2, with protein sequence MAFIVLLFLVLSPFSLFTAGATTAAYPSVTETSSCSLRNDDLIPIRREVYDNGRIFDISHRYVNDMPTWTSTEGLGQFLWLPASIKNGSLANNSEMKLPAHTGTHVDAPGHVFDHYFDAGFDVDTLDLEVLNGPALLVDVPREKNITADVMKSLDIPKGVRRVLFRTLNTDRRLMFKKEFDTSYVGFMKDGAKWLVENTDIKLVGIDYLSVAAYADLIPSHLVFLESREIILVEGLKLDDVPAGIYSVHCLPLRLLGSEGSPIRCILIK